Proteins encoded by one window of Lycium barbarum isolate Lr01 chromosome 11, ASM1917538v2, whole genome shotgun sequence:
- the LOC132616486 gene encoding probable RNA-dependent RNA polymerase 1 isoform X1, giving the protein MGKTIQVFGFPYLVSAEVVKLFLEKQTGNGTVYALEVKQSKRGPRAFAIVQFTNSRSADIIINLASQRLDFGYSYLRAWEMKTDNVKLRTYVQRTDGITLNFRCQISDDKFAVLGSSRQVSIEFGVGLKRIYFLLSCGSVDYKLQLSYENIWQIVLHHPYGQNAQFLLIQLLGAPRIYKRLEESCYSFFKETPDDQWVRTTDFTPANWIGLSSSLCLEFHNGVQLPNFHESFFYYAERENQITLQKTGFTSSSFFQKLPLVPIVQPPKVVALPYKILFKISSMVQHGYIPWLALNVDFFRLVDPQRRNISCIEHALEKMNYLKECCYDPVRWITEQYDEYLRRKQVPYSPFITLDDGLLYVRRVLVTPCKVYFCGPDVNVSNRVLRNYSEDIDNFLRVSFVDEELEKMYSTELLSKANGIRTDIYERILSTLRNGFVIGDFFFEFLAFSSSQLRDNSVWMFASRPGLTANDIRTWMGDFQQIRNVAKYAARLGQSFGSSRETLSVGRDEIEQIPDVKVHGTNYVFSDGIGKISADFARRVATKCGLQYTPSAFQIRYGGYKGVVAVDQYSSMKLSLRKSMLKYEANNIKLDVLAWSKYQPCYLNRELVTLLSTLGVKDYVFEQKQNEAVEQLDAILHDSFKAQEALELMSPGENTNILKGMLNCGYMPDEEPFLSMMLQAFRASKLLDLRTKTRIFIPNGRAMMGCLDESRTLEYGQVFVQFTGAGRRQFYEDLHPLNDSRSANYNFILKGNVVVAKNPCLHPGDIRVLRAVDIPALHHMVDCVVFPQKGKRPHPNECSGSDLDGDIYFVCWDQDLIPPRQVQAMDYSPAPNTELDHDVTIEEVEEYFTNYIVNDSLGIIAHAHVAVADTEPDMAMSEPCKELAQLYSIAVDFPKTGVPAEIPSRLRPKKYPDFMEKPDKPTYHSERVLGKLFRKVKDKTPQSSSIATFTREVARRSYDADLEVYGFEDYIDEAFDYKTQYDNKLGNMMDYYGIETEAEILSGGIMKVSNTFDRRRDAEAIRVAVRSLRKEARTWFKRRGDIDDMLAKASAWYHVTYHPRYWGCYNEGLKRYHFISFPWCVYDQLIQIKKEKARNRPVPHLSSLGHQLSLMELI; this is encoded by the exons ATGGGAAAGACAATTCAGGTTTTTGGATTCCCTTATCTTGTGTCTGCAGAAGTGGTCAAGTTATTCTTAGAGAAACAGACAGGAAATGGAACTGTGTATGCATTGGAGGTTAAACAGTCAAAAAGAGGACCTAGAGCATTTGCCATAGTTCAATTTACCAACAGCAGAAGCGCGGATATTATCATCAATTTGGCTAGTCAGAGGCTGGATTTTGGTTATTCTTATTTGAGGGCTTGGGAAATGAAAACTGATAATGTCAAACTGAGGACGTATGTGCAGCGCACGGATGGCATAACTTTGAATTTTAGATGTCAGATATCAGATGACAAGTTTGCAGTGTTGGGAAGTAGTAGACAAGTTTCAATTGAATTTGGCGTTGGATTGAAGAGAATTTACTTCCTTTTATCTTGTGGTTCAGTTGATTATAAGCTTCAGCTCTCATATGAAAATATATGGCAAATTGTGCTTCATCATCCATATGGTCAGAATGCTCAGTTTCTCCTCATACAG TTATTGGGTGCTCCTCGGATCTATAAGAGACTTGAAGAATCATGTTATAGCTTCTTTAAGGAAACTCCTGATGATCAGTGGGTGAGGACAACAGATTTCACTCCAGCTAATTGGATAGGGCTATCTTCTAGCTTATGTTTGGAGTTTCATAATGGCGTTCAACTCCCAAATTTCCATGAGAGTTTTTTTTACTATGCAGAACGTGAAAACCAAATTACTTTACAGAAGACTGGTTTtacctcttcttctttctttcaaaaattgcctCTGGTTCCCATTGTCCAGCCCCCCAAAGTAGTTGCGTTGCCTTACAAGATATTGTTCAAAATTAGTTCCATGGTTCAGCATGGATACATACCTTGGCTAGCATTAAATGTCGACTTTTTCCGATTAGTTGATCCTCAAAGGAGAAATATTTCTTGCATTGAGCACGCCTTAGAGAAAATGAACTATTTAAAGGAGTGCTGTTATGATCCAGTGAGGTGGATCACTGAGCAGTATGATGAGTATCTCAGGCGTAAACAAGTTCCATATTCTCCGTTCATCACTTTAGATGACGGATTGCTGTACGTAAGAAGGGTCCTCGTAACTCCATGCAAAGTTTATTTTTGTGGTCCAGACGTTAATGTTTCCAATCGGGTTCTGCGCAATTATTCTGAAGACATAGATAACTTTCTTCGAGTTTCTTTTGTTGATGAAGAGTTGGAGAAAATGTATTCTACTGAATTATTATCAAAAGCAAATGGTATCAGGACAGACATCTATGAGAGGATCCTCTCAACTCTGCGGAACGGCTTTGTaattggtgattttttttttgaatttcttgCATTTTCATCGAGCCAGTTGCGGGATAATTCAGTGTGGATGTTTGCTTCAAGACCTGGACTTACTGCAAATGATATAAGAACATGGATGGGTGATTTTCAGCAGATCAGGAATGTCGCAAAATATGCTGCCAGACTTGGTCAATCTTTTGGTTCCTCCAGAGAGACATTGAGTGTTGGTAGGGATGAGATTGAACAAATTCCTGACGTGAAGGTTCATGGAACCAACTATGTCTTTTCTGATGGAATTGGAAAAATATCTGCTGACTTTGCTCGTAGAGTTGCCACAAAATGTGGCCTTCAATATACTCCATCTGCTTTCCAGATTCGTTATGGTGGATATAAAGGTGTTGTGGCTGTTGATCAATATTCATCAATGAAGTTATCTTTGAGAAAGAGCATGCTGAAATATGAAGCAAACAACATAAAGTTAGATGTCCTGGCATGGAGCAAATATCAGCCTTGTTATCTTAATCGTGAACTGGTTACTCTCTTGTCTACACTGGGGGTGAAAGATTATGTTTTCGAACAGAAGCAAAATGAAGCCGTAGAGCAGCTTGATGCTATCTTGCATGATTCTTTCAAGGCACAGGAGGCTTTGGAATTGATGTCTCCTGGAGAGAACACTAATATTCTCAAGGGGATGCTAAATTGTGGTTATATGCCTGATGAGGAGCCCTTTCTTTCAATGATGCTGCAAGCTTTCCGGGCATCCAAGTTGCTCGATTTGCGGACTAAAACAAGAATATTTATTCCAAATGGAAGAGCAATGATGGGATGTTTGGATGAATCCAGAACCTTGGAATATGGTCAGGTGTTTGTTCAGTTTACTGGTGCTGGACGTAGACAGTTTTATGAGGATTTGCACCCTTTGAATGACAGTAGATCCGCCAACTATAATTTCATTCTCAAGGGAAACGTGGTGGTTGCAAAAAATCCATGCTTGCATCCTGGTGATATTCGTGTTTTAAGGGCTGTAGATATTCCAGCTTTGCACCACATGGTAGACTGTGTTGTATTTCCCCAGAAAGGAAAAAG ACCTCATCCAAATGAATGTTCTGGGAGTGATCTGGATGGGGATATCTACTTTGTTTGCTGGGATCAAGACCTGATTCCGCCAAGGCAAGTCCAGGCGATGGATTATAGTCCAGCACCCAACACAGAGTTGGATCATGATGTCACAATTGAG GAAGTGGAAGAGTACTTCACCAACTATATTGTGAATGACAGCTtgggaatcatagcacatgcacatGTCGCAGTTGCGGACACAGAACCTGATATGGCCATGAGTGAGCCATGCAAAGAGCTTGCTCAGCTCTATTCAATTGCAGTTGACTTTCCAAAGACTGGTGTTCCTGCTGAAATACCATCTCGATTGCGCCCTAAAAAATATCCAGACTTCATGGAAAAGCCAGACAAGCCAACGTATCACTCAGAAAGAGTTCTTGGCAAGCTTTTCAGGAAAGTGAAGGATAAAACACCTCAGTCTAGCTCTATCGCAACCTTCACAAGGGAGGTTGCCAGGCGATCATATGATGCTGATTTGGAAGTTTATGGATTTGAAGATTACATTGACGAAGCTTTTGATTACAAAACTCAATATGATAACAAGCTTGGTAATATGATGGACTACTATGGCATAGAAACGGAGGCTGAAATACTTAGTGGTGGCATCATGAAGGTATCAAATACTTTTGACCGCAGAAGAGATGCAGAGGCCATTCGTGTTGCTGTGAGGTCTTTGAGGAAGGAGGCAAGGACATGGTTCAAGAGGCGTGGTGATATAGATGACATGTTAGCAAAGGCTTCCGCTTGGTACCACGTTACATATCATCCTCGATATTGGGGTTGCTACAATGAGGGGTTGAAAAGATATCACTTCATTAGCTTTCCTTGGTGTGTTTATGACCAGCTGATCCAGATAAAGAAGGAGAAAGCACGAAACAGGCCGGTTCCCCATTTGTCATCTCTGGGGCATCAGCTGAGTCTCATGGAGTTGATATAA
- the LOC132616486 gene encoding RNA-dependent RNA polymerase 1-like isoform X2: MGKTIQVFGFPYLVSAEVVKLFLEKQTGNGTVYALEVKQSKRGPRAFAIVQFTNSRSADIIINLASQRLDFGYSYLRAWEMKTDNVKLRTYVQRTDGITLNFRCQISDDKFAVLGSSRQVSIEFGVGLKRIYFLLSCGSVDYKLQLSYENIWQIVLHHPYGQNAQFLLIQLRDNSVWMFASRPGLTANDIRTWMGDFQQIRNVAKYAARLGQSFGSSRETLSVGRDEIEQIPDVKVHGTNYVFSDGIGKISADFARRVATKCGLQYTPSAFQIRYGGYKGVVAVDQYSSMKLSLRKSMLKYEANNIKLDVLAWSKYQPCYLNRELVTLLSTLGVKDYVFEQKQNEAVEQLDAILHDSFKAQEALELMSPGENTNILKGMLNCGYMPDEEPFLSMMLQAFRASKLLDLRTKTRIFIPNGRAMMGCLDESRTLEYGQVFVQFTGAGRRQFYEDLHPLNDSRSANYNFILKGNVVVAKNPCLHPGDIRVLRAVDIPALHHMVDCVVFPQKGKRPHPNECSGSDLDGDIYFVCWDQDLIPPRQVQAMDYSPAPNTELDHDVTIEEVEEYFTNYIVNDSLGIIAHAHVAVADTEPDMAMSEPCKELAQLYSIAVDFPKTGVPAEIPSRLRPKKYPDFMEKPDKPTYHSERVLGKLFRKVKDKTPQSSSIATFTREVARRSYDADLEVYGFEDYIDEAFDYKTQYDNKLGNMMDYYGIETEAEILSGGIMKVSNTFDRRRDAEAIRVAVRSLRKEARTWFKRRGDIDDMLAKASAWYHVTYHPRYWGCYNEGLKRYHFISFPWCVYDQLIQIKKEKARNRPVPHLSSLGHQLSLMELI, from the exons ATGGGAAAGACAATTCAGGTTTTTGGATTCCCTTATCTTGTGTCTGCAGAAGTGGTCAAGTTATTCTTAGAGAAACAGACAGGAAATGGAACTGTGTATGCATTGGAGGTTAAACAGTCAAAAAGAGGACCTAGAGCATTTGCCATAGTTCAATTTACCAACAGCAGAAGCGCGGATATTATCATCAATTTGGCTAGTCAGAGGCTGGATTTTGGTTATTCTTATTTGAGGGCTTGGGAAATGAAAACTGATAATGTCAAACTGAGGACGTATGTGCAGCGCACGGATGGCATAACTTTGAATTTTAGATGTCAGATATCAGATGACAAGTTTGCAGTGTTGGGAAGTAGTAGACAAGTTTCAATTGAATTTGGCGTTGGATTGAAGAGAATTTACTTCCTTTTATCTTGTGGTTCAGTTGATTATAAGCTTCAGCTCTCATATGAAAATATATGGCAAATTGTGCTTCATCATCCATATGGTCAGAATGCTCAGTTTCTCCTCATACAG TTGCGGGATAATTCAGTGTGGATGTTTGCTTCAAGACCTGGACTTACTGCAAATGATATAAGAACATGGATGGGTGATTTTCAGCAGATCAGGAATGTCGCAAAATATGCTGCCAGACTTGGTCAATCTTTTGGTTCCTCCAGAGAGACATTGAGTGTTGGTAGGGATGAGATTGAACAAATTCCTGACGTGAAGGTTCATGGAACCAACTATGTCTTTTCTGATGGAATTGGAAAAATATCTGCTGACTTTGCTCGTAGAGTTGCCACAAAATGTGGCCTTCAATATACTCCATCTGCTTTCCAGATTCGTTATGGTGGATATAAAGGTGTTGTGGCTGTTGATCAATATTCATCAATGAAGTTATCTTTGAGAAAGAGCATGCTGAAATATGAAGCAAACAACATAAAGTTAGATGTCCTGGCATGGAGCAAATATCAGCCTTGTTATCTTAATCGTGAACTGGTTACTCTCTTGTCTACACTGGGGGTGAAAGATTATGTTTTCGAACAGAAGCAAAATGAAGCCGTAGAGCAGCTTGATGCTATCTTGCATGATTCTTTCAAGGCACAGGAGGCTTTGGAATTGATGTCTCCTGGAGAGAACACTAATATTCTCAAGGGGATGCTAAATTGTGGTTATATGCCTGATGAGGAGCCCTTTCTTTCAATGATGCTGCAAGCTTTCCGGGCATCCAAGTTGCTCGATTTGCGGACTAAAACAAGAATATTTATTCCAAATGGAAGAGCAATGATGGGATGTTTGGATGAATCCAGAACCTTGGAATATGGTCAGGTGTTTGTTCAGTTTACTGGTGCTGGACGTAGACAGTTTTATGAGGATTTGCACCCTTTGAATGACAGTAGATCCGCCAACTATAATTTCATTCTCAAGGGAAACGTGGTGGTTGCAAAAAATCCATGCTTGCATCCTGGTGATATTCGTGTTTTAAGGGCTGTAGATATTCCAGCTTTGCACCACATGGTAGACTGTGTTGTATTTCCCCAGAAAGGAAAAAG ACCTCATCCAAATGAATGTTCTGGGAGTGATCTGGATGGGGATATCTACTTTGTTTGCTGGGATCAAGACCTGATTCCGCCAAGGCAAGTCCAGGCGATGGATTATAGTCCAGCACCCAACACAGAGTTGGATCATGATGTCACAATTGAG GAAGTGGAAGAGTACTTCACCAACTATATTGTGAATGACAGCTtgggaatcatagcacatgcacatGTCGCAGTTGCGGACACAGAACCTGATATGGCCATGAGTGAGCCATGCAAAGAGCTTGCTCAGCTCTATTCAATTGCAGTTGACTTTCCAAAGACTGGTGTTCCTGCTGAAATACCATCTCGATTGCGCCCTAAAAAATATCCAGACTTCATGGAAAAGCCAGACAAGCCAACGTATCACTCAGAAAGAGTTCTTGGCAAGCTTTTCAGGAAAGTGAAGGATAAAACACCTCAGTCTAGCTCTATCGCAACCTTCACAAGGGAGGTTGCCAGGCGATCATATGATGCTGATTTGGAAGTTTATGGATTTGAAGATTACATTGACGAAGCTTTTGATTACAAAACTCAATATGATAACAAGCTTGGTAATATGATGGACTACTATGGCATAGAAACGGAGGCTGAAATACTTAGTGGTGGCATCATGAAGGTATCAAATACTTTTGACCGCAGAAGAGATGCAGAGGCCATTCGTGTTGCTGTGAGGTCTTTGAGGAAGGAGGCAAGGACATGGTTCAAGAGGCGTGGTGATATAGATGACATGTTAGCAAAGGCTTCCGCTTGGTACCACGTTACATATCATCCTCGATATTGGGGTTGCTACAATGAGGGGTTGAAAAGATATCACTTCATTAGCTTTCCTTGGTGTGTTTATGACCAGCTGATCCAGATAAAGAAGGAGAAAGCACGAAACAGGCCGGTTCCCCATTTGTCATCTCTGGGGCATCAGCTGAGTCTCATGGAGTTGATATAA